A genomic region of Friedmanniella luteola contains the following coding sequences:
- a CDS encoding electron transfer flavoprotein subunit beta/FixA family protein → MKIVVLVKHVPDATGERTFAGDGTIDREAADGLLSELDEYALEQALRIADEAEDVEVVALTLGPDDAAAAIKRALQMGASAGIHVTDDAVHGTDYLGTSTILAAAVRRAAPDLVLCGMASTDGSGGVVPAMVAERLGWPAVTFGATLEVTDGTVRIRRDDDTASLTVEATLPAVVSVTDQAGEARYPSMKGILAAKKKPVDTWSLADLGVDPAGVGLAAAWTKVLDTTPRPPRQAGRVVPDEDGAGAAALVEFLAAGKFV, encoded by the coding sequence ATGAAGATCGTCGTCCTGGTCAAGCACGTGCCCGACGCGACCGGGGAGCGGACCTTCGCCGGCGACGGGACCATCGACCGCGAGGCTGCGGACGGCCTGCTGTCCGAGCTGGACGAGTACGCCCTGGAGCAGGCGCTCCGGATCGCCGACGAGGCCGAGGACGTCGAGGTTGTCGCGCTGACCCTCGGCCCCGACGACGCCGCCGCCGCGATCAAGCGGGCGCTGCAGATGGGCGCCTCGGCCGGCATCCACGTCACCGACGACGCGGTGCACGGCACGGACTACCTCGGCACCAGCACCATCCTGGCCGCGGCGGTCCGCAGGGCCGCGCCGGACCTCGTGCTGTGCGGGATGGCCTCGACCGACGGCAGCGGCGGCGTGGTCCCGGCCATGGTCGCCGAGCGGCTCGGCTGGCCGGCCGTCACCTTCGGCGCGACCCTCGAGGTCACCGACGGCACCGTCCGGATCCGCCGCGACGACGACACGGCGAGCCTGACGGTCGAGGCCACCCTGCCCGCCGTCGTCAGCGTCACCGACCAGGCCGGCGAGGCCCGCTACCCGTCGATGAAGGGCATCCTCGCCGCGAAGAAGAAGCCCGTCGACACCTGGTCGCTGGCCGACCTGGGCGTCGACCCGGCCGGCGTCGGGCTGGCGGCCGCCTGGACGAAGGTCCTCGACACGACGCCCCGGCCGCCCCGGCAGGCCGGTCGCGTCGTCCCCGACGAGGACGGCGCCGGGGCGGCCGCGCTGGTCGAGTTCCTGGCCGCCGGCAAGTTCGTCTGA
- a CDS encoding antibiotic biosynthesis monooxygenase, whose translation MSQPITVAIERHVDPSRITEATIWTQAGTDLAARRPGYLGSGFVRAGAGSDIWYMLYRFADDASLRAWETSAERRWWLESGRGFASEARVERRTGIEGWFDAPAATVLADGGEGPARPPRWKQAVSIWLGFYPTNLVMTALITLLVPGVLSLWLPLRLLVTTLLITPVMTYLVLPLVTRWLQPWLLGTRRR comes from the coding sequence GTGAGCCAGCCGATCACCGTCGCCATCGAACGCCACGTCGACCCGTCCCGGATCACGGAGGCGACGATCTGGACCCAGGCCGGCACCGACCTCGCCGCCCGCCGGCCGGGCTACCTCGGCTCCGGCTTCGTCCGCGCCGGGGCGGGCTCCGACATCTGGTACATGCTCTACCGCTTCGCCGACGACGCGTCGCTGCGGGCGTGGGAGACCTCGGCCGAGCGCCGCTGGTGGCTGGAGAGCGGCCGGGGCTTCGCCAGCGAGGCGCGGGTCGAGCGGCGCACCGGCATCGAGGGCTGGTTCGACGCACCGGCCGCGACGGTGCTGGCCGACGGCGGTGAGGGGCCCGCGCGGCCGCCCCGCTGGAAGCAGGCGGTGAGCATCTGGCTGGGCTTCTACCCCACCAACCTGGTGATGACGGCCCTGATCACCCTGCTGGTGCCGGGCGTGCTGAGCCTGTGGCTGCCGCTCCGGCTCCTGGTCACCACCCTGCTCATCACCCCGGTGATGACCTACCTCGTGCTGCCCCTGGTCACCCGGTGGCTGCAGCCCTGGCTGCTCGGCACCCGGCGACGCTGA
- a CDS encoding enoyl-CoA hydratase/isomerase family protein — MSDVTPAAEHVRLEVEGGVAVLRLTRGKLNALDAAMQRRIGELAQECGRRDDVAAVVITGGDRVFAAGADIKEMAGLTHAAMVAHSGVLQGAFTAVARIPKPVVAAVNGYALGGGCELALCADLRIAADDATFGQPEIKLGVIPGAGGTQRLARLVGPSRAKELVFTGRFVGAAEALAMGLVDQVVPAADVLATALAWARQFVGGPALALRAAKECVDRGGEVDLDTGLEIERVQFAALFATEDRATGMRSFVEQGPGQARFSGR, encoded by the coding sequence ATGAGCGACGTCACACCTGCCGCCGAGCACGTCCGCCTCGAGGTCGAGGGCGGCGTGGCCGTGCTCCGGCTGACGAGGGGCAAGCTGAACGCCCTGGACGCCGCCATGCAGCGACGGATCGGTGAGCTCGCGCAGGAGTGCGGCCGCCGCGACGACGTGGCCGCGGTCGTGATCACGGGGGGTGACCGGGTCTTCGCCGCGGGCGCTGACATCAAGGAGATGGCCGGGCTCACCCACGCCGCCATGGTCGCCCACTCCGGCGTCCTGCAGGGCGCGTTCACCGCGGTCGCGCGGATCCCGAAGCCGGTGGTCGCGGCGGTCAACGGCTACGCCCTCGGTGGTGGCTGCGAGCTCGCGCTGTGCGCCGACCTGCGGATCGCGGCCGACGACGCCACCTTCGGCCAGCCGGAGATCAAGCTGGGCGTCATCCCCGGCGCGGGCGGCACGCAGCGGCTGGCGCGGCTGGTCGGGCCCAGCCGGGCCAAGGAGCTGGTTTTCACCGGCCGCTTCGTCGGCGCCGCCGAGGCGCTCGCGATGGGCCTCGTGGACCAGGTGGTGCCGGCGGCCGACGTGCTGGCGACGGCGCTGGCCTGGGCGCGGCAGTTCGTCGGCGGGCCCGCGCTGGCCCTGCGGGCAGCCAAGGAGTGCGTCGACCGGGGCGGCGAGGTGGACCTCGACACCGGCCTGGAGATCGAGCGGGTGCAGTTCGCGGCGCTCTTCGCCACCGAGGACCGGGCGACCGGGATGCGCTCCTTCGTCGAGCAGGGTCCGGGCCAGGCCCGCTTCTCCGGCCGCTGA